One Mugil cephalus isolate CIBA_MC_2020 chromosome 17, CIBA_Mcephalus_1.1, whole genome shotgun sequence genomic window, GAACTGCAGTTAGACCGGGGttaacacaaagacactgagCATTACACACAGGAGCAAGTCAGAGAAAACAGCGTTACAGAAGTGATTATTCAGACATCCTAAACTCGACTGTAATTTGTTTCATCCACCTTTTACACACTTTTGCATATGAGGCTAAGACAGTGACATGACAAATTATCataaaaattctaaatattaaattaccatatgaaatactactactactaagtCACTCAACTGCATCAGAGGCGCTGATTTTTGGATGCATCGGCCCTCCTGCTTGTAACCCTGACATTTCAAGCTTAGCCTAATGTATTGTACCCTTGATTTTCAGACCatgagcattttaaaatatttcaagaCAGCAGGAGGGAAAGTTTCAGTTGACTCTGTTAGAGGGACAGAAAGTGAGGAGCAGGTGAATGCCATAGAGGCAGCAGGGGAGGCAGTCTCCTCTGAAAGAGGGACAGCAGGTTAGTTTGACAGCAGAGAAAGGGGAAGTTGGTCAGTTGAGGAGCtgttgctgtatttattttgtttatgaGATTaaggtgcacacaaacacaggaagtcgTGGAATGCTAAATGGCTACAAATGCCCCAGTTTAAACATTGGCTCCATAACACTCCACATGGTAAGTTTCCACAAAAAAGCAGCATTATATTGCAGTGGATAGCAAACTTCTGCTTTTTACCGACGTTTTGTTGTGCTTGCAGGCAGCACAGACCTCCTGTAAAAATGGCCCTGAAATGAGACCTTTTGTGGAAGTGGGGACTGTCCATTATAGAAAAGATTACCTGGAGCGTCACACAACCAGTGAGTATTAAAAACAGAGCATGAAATGCTATGAATTGCTTGCATCAGGTATTTTCTAAGCTTTTTCTCAGAAGTGTCAAATCACAATCCCAAAAGTTTCAGATATGGCTGAATGGGTACTAGTGTTCAGgaagattttttatttcatttttttattttttgcaggaTACTGCAAAAAAACTGAAGGTCATAGATTAATTTGAGCCTGTCACTTTTATGGAACACAAAGCTGTGATTCGGGGATTCGAGTGCCTGTACTGGTGGGTCAAAAATCACGCACGCTGATCGTTCTTGGACCAGCTCCTGGGAGGTGACTATTTCCTCAAGCTTAAGGTAAGTATTTGTGCAAATATTACAGAATTAAATTAGTTCAGCCCTATACTGTACATTGATGTAAAACTCATAATTCCAGTGAAAAAAGTatagcattttttctttttctgtttttaaggtTGATCACAGAAACAACTATCGCTGTCATCGTATCATCGATGAGATGCTTGAGATCCTTTCTCAAGTCCTCAAGGAGCCTCTCAGAGAGCAGATAACAGCATGGCAAGCCATTGGAATTGAGCTTGATGAAAGCACAGATGTTTCCCTGCTTCGTCAGCTTGATCTGCACATCAGCTTTGACTAAATATTTGGTAGACCCTGCTCACAGTGTAGTCTTCCTTAAGAGGCAAAGAtcactgagcttttttttttaattgtcattaTGAATTATGAATATTTATGGTTTTATACCCTGTTTGAAAGACTGTATTTTACATGTGTGATGTTCTACTGCAATTGGATTAATGTAAATAAAGGCTTGAAAAACATTCCAGGATGTAATTATTCCTGCGTTAACAGGAATACATGtttcatgcatttcatttttttacttgttAGGGACCAAGCAGAAAACtagcaaatgaaaaaaactcaaactcaaaacgAGGTCAACAAAGCAATAAGGAAACCAAGGTTTTAACTGAACCTAATCAAACTGACCTGCCTAACAAATGGGACACACACGGGTTATATACTCTTAGGACTAgtccaaaacagacaaaaaaaggaagaaatgtgaCTAAGAATTTAACACTAACACAGCAAACATACCTAAACTAAACATTAACtaagcaaacaaagaaacaacctCTGTACAAGGAATCAATTTCCCCAACCCAGCAAATCCAATCCAAAGGAAACTTCAAGGCTTCTGCAGTCCAGTCCCCCCTCTTCCAACTAAAGAAAGACCTCTTCCATTTCCCCTGGACCATACATATATCACATATgatcatcagctatatgttgtattattaaattctatgtgtttccttcaagTCTgttatatgtatctatgacagaagtttgtttatcttgtttctcctgttcatcttttctctctatcttctctgtggAGATTTaggtcagtttttgtaaagcatcttcagacaatttgtattgttattgacactacataaataaaatgaatagtactgaatttaattgaaatCCTTTGCCTTCATATCGTtataaatgtggaaaataacCATTTTATGCCATTTTtgaaaagatttaaataaacagtgaacTTCAACAACAGAGATGCCAGCCAGCTACTGTTTTTATAGCAAATGACCGAACccctttttcttgttcttgttgtccAGGTTGATATTTGGCTTGGCCATCAGCAGAGCATTCCTCTTGTGTTCAGGTAGTTCTCTCTCCAAGGTCTCATGTAAGACTGAAGAGTCCCAAAGATGAAGCTCAAAGCTGGACACCAGGAAGACCTGTGGAGCCTCAATGCCCTGTTGTGTAAGTCCTGTAtcataaacagaataaataattagacatataaaataatagaacattttaaaactaacCTTTCTCATTGTGATCGAGTTCAAATAATTATTAAGAGTTTCTGCAGCTCCACCTGGTTTTATGAAGTTTTATAGAGAGATGCAGCTCATTGTTTAGCTGTCTAGTTCATGGTGTAGCTTTTGGTTTACTGCCACTACTCTCAGCATCATGTTCAGCAGAGGTCCGTTTCACGaagcaggtttagtgaaaacCCTGGAGTgagggaaactctgagttttccgtttcacaaagggaggtaactcaaaccagagaaagcggggtaactctagcctgtttcacagagagaggTAACTGTAGCTCTCGATCAGTTACCTAGTAACAGACTCTATGAACCTAACCTGGTCGGGAGCAGGTTTTACTCAATGAACCtcgagtttctctctgtctctgccttctTTCAGTCACACACGCTATTTgatttcctcattcattcattcagcaggCAAGTTTTGGCGTAGCCTTGTTCTGCCGTCtgtcaaaaatcattaaaaaaatcagagtCAGTAGCTCTATCAGAAGTCCATTAGGCACAGTAGGAGGCAACTTTTTTCATGAACATGGCATGTCCTTTTGACAGCGATCCTgtggatgaaggtgcagcattactgtgcagagaattaaatattatctTATCGAGCGGTACCATAGgaatctgttgggacaaaagaaaaaaaagacataaaagacaaataaatatttgtatgaataggctttaaaaaaatatgggcctattacattttataaaggCACTTGTGTCTTGGGGAgtggactcagaggatgagctcccTCCAGGGATTCCCTCAGCCACTGGGCTTCCAATATTCCGGCTTagggctcctctgcctccgttagAGGTGGCGGTGCTGGGCCACCACCCATCTGCCTTCTTTCTGTTGGCTGAGTAGAagtctgtgttagtttaaaaaGGTTTCATTATTTAACACAGCATGATATAGATGACAAGAgaacatttatgtgtgtgaaaacaacatTATGCTGGGGATAAAACAACTGTGCAGTCAAATAACCACTTATTATTTACTTcacagtgtaaaacatgatcaaaatgAGGTCCCTCCATGCCGAGGTCTTacctgtttgaacaatgtttttatatttcatcttaaactgCTGCCAAGTGCGCTTCTGCCCCATGGGACTGCacctatgaaataaatgaataggctACCATTCATGCAGTTTCCCCTAGCAATATTATTGGGATTGCAAAGGACTACATTTAAACTTAGGCAGTGACCCGAGCAGCAATGTTCTCCCATTTCAGGATTAGGATTTCTAATTTGAGGTTGGTGAAAAACATAGCCATCCTCTCCCCCGTTGCCATGGTTACTCGTCGAATCAGGGCTCCATTGATGCTGGCTTTTTATAGTTGTGGTGCACAAGCTCAACTCCTGGTGAAACTACTCCGATTTGATTAAACTAACTTTAATCCACTGTCCTGGAACTGGAAACTCAGAGTAGATCAACTCAGAGTttaggattagactcagagtttgttgaacctgctttgtgaaatgCACCCCAGACCTCTTTAGCAACTCAGCCGCACCCATCAATAACAGGAGAACAACTACCCTACAGCAGGAGCAATTGAAGTAAAGTGGTTTCAAAgaagtaaaatatgttttgagaTGGTTGGTTAAAAACAATTACATGCAGCACTTACCTTGAATGCAGTTTTCCCTGATCTTAGTCAGAGTCCTCTCTTCACTGAAGTCTCTCTGACTTCTCTCCTCAGCACGTAGGTCGTTGTCAATCTTTGAGCGAACAAAGTAGAACCTTTTCCCCATCCTCTGAATCTCCTGAGCCAGTTTCACATCATTTTCTCTGAAACGTGTGtctgagatgatgatgaagaagtcAAACTTCTCAAATCCAACATGCTTCAGGTACTTGTCAGCTGGAAACCTGGTGGTCCCAATTCCAGGAAGATCCCAGAATGTAACATTAGGATAGTTTGGATGAGGGTATGGCGTGACCTCTGTGGTGGTTTCTACACAACCAGTAGGAGCAGCTCCTTCATCTTTGTTGTCTATACCTCTGAAGGCATTAACAAATGTGGATTTACCAGAGCCAGACTCTCCTGTGATGGCAATATCGAGggagtgtttttctctttgtccaaTAACTCTTGGATCTTTGTAGCAGCCAGTGATTGGTTATTGTTCTGAAGTGCTTCTTTAATTTCTCCTGTAAAGGAGTCCAATTCAGACGGATTTTCCATGGTGATCTTTCATGCCTTgagtaaaaaggaaataaaatgaatattatcTTTTTAGGAATTTTAGCACAAGCACAAGTCTGCCATAAACATCATGTACATAGAAACGTCACTGTAAATTTACACTGAagtatcaacaaaataatcctGTTATATCTAAATATAGGACATTACTGGTAAATTTAGTTAGAGAGATAAAATACAACAGTGTTTTACTGCACTGAGAGCTAAACGTAAAGAAGACAGTATTTTAACAGTACGTTTTCATTGCATggtgtgaaaacaaaactgagtCCATGAGTTCACACATGTTCAAGTGGTGATTATTTTTCCATCTCCACCCTTGTGAACTTGTTgaaccatttttctttctcttgtttgctctggaaaatagtttttcttaaCTAGATTGTTGAGTAATTCTAATAAGACTTGGATTAATGTTGACACATATTAGACTGGACTTGTATTCAGCTATTGTTAACTAGCCCAAGCACAGATGTGCACATTTGCTGATTTTAAGTTTGATACATGGTTGCATGacattctttctcctctgctgttAAAAAGTTGTTGGTGATGTGAGTAACTAATATGCACTTATCTGTTTGTACTGTTGAGTCAATCTTAGTGAAAGTACAGTTATTGAGAATTTTTCTCCACTCTAATTCTTAACACACATTCTTCAGgctctgagagagagacagacgtGGTAAAGTCCCATCAAGGGGGATAGTTTTGTTAATAACTAGACACATGATGAAAGCTGttgaacctgtattatttgttttaaaacttgAATTCACTATTTAATAGGCTGCATTTTTACACTGTTCttaaatgttatattaataAACATGCCAATACCTCAGATATATCATTTGTGAAAAACACGTAAATTAACCTTAATTAACTGGAACTCCTTTGCCTGCATATTACTGTGCAATGTGTACTGTAATGCTGTTATTGAAactatgtaaataaacagtaaaccACAACATCAGAAAGATACCATTAATTTAACAGTACTGCTCTTTCTACGGGAAAATAGAGTGTATGACAGATGAGTGAGAAGAACAAGAATTCACTGCATAAAATGAAAGACACTGAAATATGGATGACATTTGGAATGAGgtttcatatttttctattgAAAATACATCCAGTAAATCTGTCTAAAGTTCAAATAATTATAGCATGTTTTGCATTGTTGAATTAAGGACATTACAGTCAAAgagacaaatgtaaatattagcaTATACTTACACTGGATTTCTCCTGATGCTGAGATGTAGAACCCGAGTACAGACAACGCTTAAATCTATGGTTTACAAATGAGTTACTAACAGCTACATGTAGTGCAGTTCAGCTACAGAACCCAGTCATTGTGTGTTATAAAATGCAGTAAAAGTGTTTGTAAGAGCACAGCCCTTTAGAGAGCGACCAATGAAAGACCTTGAATTACACCACGTGCAACTGAAACCTGTAAACCAGCTGATTTACTAGAAGTGTGGGTATGACACACAAGAAGGGCGTGGTGTGGTGCTTACCTTGACTGTAGTATGTCTTGATATGTGTGAGAGTCCTCTCTCCATTGAACTCTGTGGTGTGGGGTGGTGTGGTGTTTACCCATCACAGATGATCCGAATTATTTACAGACTGTAGGATTTACAGACAAGTTTAAACAAGTATTGGTAAGCTGACAAGTAATGCAAACTCCAAATGAATGCTCCATTTGGCACACTCCTAAACAGTCTGAAATTAAAGGAacacaggaaaaacaataaatgtacGTCCGTAGCTGTTGGTAGACTGTATTGATGGAAAGCTACATCACACCATCAGCATTAACTGGTAGCCAAATTGGAGGAAATCACTCACTCAAAAGCTGTTTTGTGATCATATGTGGGATGGTCCTTTGTTATTTCTTGGTGGTGCCACCTCAGCTGGCAGGTAAAATGTCTGGAGAACTGtagctgcacacacacgcacgcgcgcgcgcacacacacacacacacacacacacacacaccacacacacacacacacacacacacacacacacacattgtgtgtACTTGCATCATATTGAGGACACTAATTGgtataatgcattccctagacCCttaccctgaccctgaccctgaccctgaccaaaacatttacaataatGTAACTTAGTAGGAGAACTAGAACACTGGGGCTTCAATAAAGAGGCCACAACAGTCAGTGTGGGTCATAAACATGCCATTTATTCTTTAGTttctgaagaagaagacagacacacacactgcagctggGGAACCAACAACTCCATGCAAGGGCACTTGGAGTATACTACTTATTCCAAATTAATATAaacaacttcaaaataaaacaccacacaTAAAACAATGTGCCACCGCAAACCTTATCACTATCTAGACTGAACTCCCAGCACCCCAACTGCACTGGGAATGAAGGGCATCACCCACTGTAGCActagaaacaaaagaagacagaaattgaaattagaaattaaaagcagttccaaacaaaaataaaatcagtaaagCCAATATAGATATAAAATCGGCAGTCAGTGCTTATACTTCGTATAAGGCAGTCAACGTTTTAGTATTTTCTTCCAAAGTGAACAGGAAGTGATAAAACAGTCACTGCCACATGGGGTGCAGTGCACACGGAGAGCCTTGCCTGAGGAGAGTGGCGAGCATTCACAGCTGCAGTCTCATTTATGCTAACCAGCCAACTCCTCCAGTCTCCTTTGATTggtgaggaccggccaaaatgtcctcactttccaAAAAATACTTCActttgttggttaaaaactcaCACGACCGTCAGTACGTAGCATGAACAAGAAAACTGATTCACCGCATtgtgttaatgttaatattatCAAGTGATCTAGTGATGCTGTCTGACTTCACTCAGTGTAATGACAATTGATTTAACACATTGAtctttctttgttctgtttcctgGTCTTGGTgtgttgtttaatattttactgaTAATGGCCGCAAACTATGTTGGTAAACAGATCTGTGTAGGACACACCTTTGTGGTGATAAAGATCCCCAGTGATATCTAGGTGAATATGGTTCAGTTAAGTATGGGCCTGAAATTGCAACCATTTTAGTCACACGTGTAATCTGTGTGACTTAAAATATTTTGGAGTGAACAATTTATGTGTTGTGAGGAACCATCATGGCATTAGCctctatgtatatgtatatttgtgactcatcaataAACAGGGCTTCATTCCATTATACACACTCTAATGCTGATATACTCGTGGAAGGAGAAAGGTATTAAATGTGTATATACTGCAACCTCCTGGTAGATATTGGACATTGACCCTGTATTTTTTCACTAGCATGGTAGGTGAGGCATGTGCTGTATTCCACTGGCATGGAAAAGGGGTAAATTCTCTTGAGAGATTGGGATATGTTAGATTGTATGTATATGTCAAGGGAGATGCATTAGCACTCCATAAGCCACATGtaattcagaatcagaattactttattgatcccagggggaaattggTTTTCGTTagagcagctccaacccaaagtgttccaagtgttaagaacaaagagcaatcagaacaagtaagagacaataagaataagtaagagaatgtaaaaaaaatataggaaatatatatatatacatatatatatatatgtatgtgtgtgtgtgtgtgtgtgtgtgtacaagtataagtgaagtgaacctgtgttccgaattattgctctacagagaaaaaaaaaaatattgcacatggtgagaatatttatggaaatatatacaagtgtatgaaaataatgaagttatACACAATCTCAGGGTCAGTATAGTAATAAACATGGgttatagttataaacattattgcacatagtaTACAGGGAATGTGTACTGGTATAcaggtgaacatgaattattgcacattaatgaattattgcacattaaataaataatatgggttctacaccctcagagtgaggagttttACAGGTTAATGGCCACTCTGTGTTGCGATATGTcgggtgctgaaagaactcctgcaTCTGACCAGcacgtcatggagtgggttcaactcattgtccaggatggctttcaccttgtgaagcattctcctgtcCGACATTACTCCCACAATGTCACTGGCCTTGCGTATCAGTCTGTTCAACCTGTTGGCGTCCActaccctcagcctgctgccccagcacgcaacagcatagaagatggcactggccaccacagactcatagaacatcctgagcataGTCACGCAGATGTTAACAGACCTCAACCGCCTGTGAAAATAGAGGCGACTCTGGTCCTTTCTGTAGAGGGCGTGTTCTTTCCCCAGTCCAGTCTTTCATCAATGTGAACCCTCAGATACTTATAATCCTCCACTATGTCCACATTGACCCCCCTGAATGGAAACAGGGTCACCAGCACtttggtcctcctcaggtccaccaccacttccttcgtctttgtcacactgagctgtagatggttctcctcacaccatttgacaaagttgtctacaacagCCCTATACTCCACCTCGTCTCCTTTGATGGTGcatccaaccactgcagagtaatcagaaaacttctggagatgacaggTCTCCGTGGCAGTGGTTGAAGTCtgtggtgtagagggtgaagagaaagggagagagtgacgaaggaggatattttcctctccttcagcccaggatctttataccgtttggaaagggtagttcactgTGGGGCTCCAGTGTTGCtgaccagcctgtctgacacacagcatTGCAGGCGCACATACTGTGGTCTGCCAGTCAGGTAGTCAACGATTCACAACACCAAGGGGGATTCCACCTGCATCACCATCACCTTCTCACCCAGAAGAGCCAGACGGATGGTATTgaaagcactggagaagtcaaagaacatgaCTCTCACAGTACTTGCCGTCTTCTCCGGGTGGGTGTAAACACATTTGAGTAGGAAGATGATTTCATCCTCAACTCCGAGTTGGAGCTGGTAGGCGAACTGGAGGGGGTCCAAATGTGGCTTGACCACGGGACGGAGTTGCTCCAAGATAAGTCTCTCCGGGGTCTCCATGACGTGGGAGGTCAGCGCCACCAGTCTGTAGTCTTTTGAGCCACCAGGTTGCAGTGTCTTCGGCACAGGAACTAGTCACGATGTCTTCCACATCACAGGGACCCTCTGCAGACTCAGGCTCATGTTGAAGATATGCTGAAGAACTCCACAGAGCTGGGTGGCACAGGTTTTGAGCACCCTGGGGCTGACCCTATCAGGGCCTGCAGCCATGCCAGCTGTCTTCTAATATCGTCGGCAGTGATGATCACAGTagatgggggtggaggtgggggggaggtGTGAGGGTGGAGGTGAGAGACTGTAAGGAGGGTGAGGGGGAGAGAGTGGAAAAGGTGTTGTCGACAAAACAATAGAGCTAATGGTGGAGGGGTTGATGGTGGTGTTCATATGGGGTGGAGAGGCAATGGTGTCAAATCTGTTAAAGAACAAATTGAGTTTGTTGGCCAATTCCACACTGCTTCCACTCCTCTATTGTCTGCTGGCCTGAGCCAGTGATCTGCTTTATCCCACTCCAGAcctctctgttgttgtgctgGAGTTTCAATTCCAGCTTCTTCCTATATTCCCCCTTAGCCTCTCTGATCTTAATCTTCAAGTAtatctctcacctcctcctaGTTGCCAGTCCTGAAAGCTCTCTTCTTCTCGTTCAGGATGTTTGATGTCCTTTGTCACCCCTTGTTGTTTGGGGAACAGTGTAGTGAACAGTGAACAGACTGTCTCTGCTGGAACAATATTGTCAACACAAAAGTTGATATAGT contains:
- the LOC125023180 gene encoding LOW QUALITY PROTEIN: interferon-inducible GTPase 5-like (The sequence of the model RefSeq protein was modified relative to this genomic sequence to represent the inferred CDS: inserted 1 base in 1 codon), whose amino-acid sequence is MENPSELDSFTGEIKEALQNNNQSLAATKIQELLDKEKNXSLDIAITGESGSGKSTFVNAFRGIDNKDEGAAPTGCVETTTEVTPYPHPNYPNVTFWDLPGIGTTRFPADKYLKHVGFEKFDFFIIISDTRFRENDVKLAQEIQRMGKRFYFVRSKIDNDLRAEERSQRDFSEERTLTKIRENCIQGLTQQGIEAPQVFLVSSFELHLWDSSVLHETLERELPEHKRNALLMAKPNINLDNKNKKKGFGHLL